A window of the Acidobacteriota bacterium genome harbors these coding sequences:
- a CDS encoding STAS domain-containing protein: MAEKRWAGLGEILLDKEKSILKTWVQEQDRIGTLRPDLMSEADLAQEGAEFLRLLGRGMAAAQSEDLGDPAWEPLRVFLEKVSRDRGRRGFGPSETAGFVFALRRVLLEELKGSKEAEARSMEVVSAGIMSLLDRLGLLTFEHYLKGREEIIARQQQELLELSTPVVKLWDGILGLPLIGTLDSARTQVVMESLLMKIVETGSEVAIIDITGVPTVDTLVAQHLIKTVAAARLMGAECIISGIRPQIAQTIVHLGINLSDVPTKSTLADAFRLALARIGGGPRPQKEG; this comes from the coding sequence ATGGCGGAAAAGCGTTGGGCGGGGCTAGGCGAAATCCTCCTGGACAAGGAGAAGTCCATTCTGAAGACCTGGGTGCAGGAACAAGATCGGATCGGGACCTTGCGGCCCGACCTCATGTCGGAGGCGGATTTGGCCCAAGAAGGAGCCGAGTTCTTGCGATTGTTGGGTCGGGGAATGGCCGCGGCCCAGTCGGAAGACCTGGGGGACCCCGCTTGGGAGCCCCTGCGGGTCTTCCTGGAAAAGGTATCCCGGGACCGGGGGAGAAGGGGATTCGGGCCCTCCGAAACGGCGGGTTTTGTTTTTGCCCTTCGCAGGGTCCTTCTGGAGGAACTCAAGGGTTCCAAAGAGGCGGAGGCCCGCTCCATGGAGGTCGTGTCGGCCGGGATCATGAGCCTTTTGGATCGCCTGGGCCTTCTCACTTTTGAACATTACCTCAAGGGCCGGGAGGAAATTATCGCCCGCCAACAGCAAGAACTCCTTGAGCTCTCCACGCCCGTCGTCAAGCTGTGGGACGGAATCCTGGGTCTTCCCCTCATCGGAACCCTCGACTCGGCGAGGACTCAAGTGGTCATGGAGAGTCTCCTCATGAAGATCGTGGAGACGGGGTCGGAGGTCGCCATCATCGACATCACCGGAGTCCCCACCGTGGACACCCTGGTGGCCCAGCACCTGATCAAGACGGTAGCCGCCGCCCGGCTCATGGGGGCCGAGTGCATCATCAGCGGCATCCGCCCGCAGATCGCCCAGACCATCGTCCATCTCGGCATCAACCTGTCGGACGTTCCCACCAAGTCCACCCTGGCGGACGCGTTTCGATTGGCCCTGGCCCGGATCGGCGGAGGCCCCCGTCCTCAGAAAGAGGGGTGA
- a CDS encoding STAS domain-containing protein has translation MERIPILKVGPYLLVTIQVDMHDRLAMALQDDLMSAIQRTGAHGVLLDISALEIVDSFIGRMLGNIASMSRVLDAETVVVGMRPAVAITMVELGLSLAGVRTALNVDQGMELLARPGKEGRGGADCG, from the coding sequence ATGGAGCGGATCCCTATCCTGAAGGTCGGCCCCTACCTCCTGGTGACCATCCAGGTGGACATGCACGACCGCCTGGCCATGGCCCTCCAGGACGATCTCATGAGCGCCATTCAGCGGACCGGGGCCCATGGCGTCCTCCTGGACATCTCCGCTCTGGAGATCGTGGATTCCTTCATCGGAAGGATGCTCGGGAACATCGCGTCCATGTCGAGGGTCCTCGACGCCGAGACGGTCGTCGTGGGCATGCGGCCCGCCGTGGCCATTACCATGGTGGAGCTGGGACTTTCCCTGGCGGGGGTCCGGACGGCGCTGAACGTGGACCAGGGCATGGAGCTCCTGGCGAGGCCTGGGAAGGAAGGAAGGGGAGGGGCGGACTGTGGGTGA
- a CDS encoding anti-sigma regulatory factor — MGDVSPPEEIPIRDEADVVRARIRAREWAARLGFSLVDQTKILTAASELARNTLIHGRGGRCFVSVLERNGRVGLSMAFEDRGPGIQDVGKALEDGFSTAGGLGLGLGGARRLLGDLTVESRMGEGTRVVGIKWR; from the coding sequence GTGGGTGACGTGTCCCCTCCCGAGGAGATTCCAATCCGGGACGAGGCGGACGTGGTGAGAGCGCGGATTCGGGCTCGGGAGTGGGCCGCCCGCCTGGGTTTCTCCCTGGTGGACCAGACCAAAATCCTCACCGCCGCCAGCGAACTCGCCCGCAATACCCTGATCCACGGAAGAGGAGGCCGGTGCTTCGTGAGCGTCCTGGAGCGAAACGGGCGCGTAGGGCTCTCCATGGCCTTCGAGGACCGCGGTCCGGGGATTCAGGACGTCGGAAAGGCCCTGGAGGACGGCTTCAGCACCGCCGGGGGCCTGGGGCTTGGGCTGGGGGGCGCCCGGCGGTTGCTGGGAGACCTGACCGTAGAGTCCAGGATGGGGGAGGGGACCCGGGTGGTAGGGATCAAATGGCGCTAA
- a CDS encoding ATP-binding SpoIIE family protein phosphatase, with protein sequence MALKQSIRVEVRERTDASEVRRQAMQTARALGFGEEREGRVALLATELAGNLFKHAGGGEVLLRIVEEEASPGIELLGLDRGPGMKDVGGCLRDGFSTAGTPGTGLGAMRRLSDQFDLHTHPGKGTAVLLRVFRKRPPRAGSFQAGAVCLPVAEEPVGGDAWAVAVSGSRGRLIVVDGLGHGPLAAEAADAVLRAFWRGPFLDLEELFAFLHEASRHGRGAACSVGEMDLGAERIRFAGVGNVAGMVVHLDGEKRWMPRAGTLGAEKVRPGVQEVPWTPGTMLLLHSDGLTSRWSLDQYPGLTRRHPALQAGVLYRDWARGTDDVTVAALKADQEEDGP encoded by the coding sequence ATGGCGCTAAAGCAGAGCATTCGCGTCGAGGTGCGGGAAAGGACCGACGCCTCCGAGGTGCGGCGGCAGGCGATGCAGACTGCTCGCGCTCTCGGCTTCGGCGAGGAAAGGGAGGGAAGGGTGGCCCTCCTCGCTACCGAACTGGCGGGGAACCTTTTCAAGCACGCCGGCGGCGGGGAGGTCCTGCTCCGCATCGTGGAGGAGGAGGCCTCGCCCGGTATCGAGCTCCTGGGCCTGGACCGGGGCCCCGGGATGAAGGACGTGGGAGGCTGCCTGAGGGACGGCTTCTCGACGGCCGGGACTCCGGGAACCGGTCTCGGCGCGATGCGGCGCCTTTCAGACCAGTTCGACCTCCACACGCACCCCGGTAAGGGAACGGCGGTTCTCCTCCGGGTTTTCCGAAAGAGACCGCCCCGTGCCGGCAGCTTCCAGGCCGGCGCCGTCTGCCTTCCTGTCGCCGAAGAGCCGGTGGGGGGTGATGCGTGGGCCGTCGCCGTCTCGGGCTCCCGGGGCCGTCTGATCGTGGTGGATGGCCTCGGCCACGGCCCGCTGGCGGCGGAGGCGGCCGATGCCGTCCTGCGTGCCTTCTGGAGGGGCCCCTTCCTCGACCTGGAGGAACTCTTTGCATTTCTCCACGAGGCATCGCGTCACGGGCGCGGGGCGGCTTGCTCCGTGGGGGAGATGGACTTGGGGGCGGAGAGGATCCGATTCGCCGGAGTGGGGAACGTCGCCGGGATGGTGGTCCATTTGGATGGGGAGAAGCGGTGGATGCCCCGTGCCGGAACGTTGGGGGCCGAGAAGGTCAGGCCCGGCGTCCAGGAAGTTCCCTGGACCCCCGGGACGATGCTCCTTCTCCATTCGGACGGGTTGACTTCGCGGTGGTCCCTGGATCAGTATCCCGGCCTGACTCGGCGACACCCTGCCCTTCAAGCGGGGGTTCTGTATCGAGACTGGGCGCGGGGAACGGACGACGTGACGGTCGCGGCGCTCAAGGCGGACCAGGAGGAGGACGGGCCGTGA